In Solanum pennellii chromosome 3, SPENNV200, a single window of DNA contains:
- the LOC107012438 gene encoding protein BIG GRAIN 1-like A, protein MDRYSYQREREISHSSNPSFSSTLLDAIYRSIDQGEEEEEIVLYKETMRKKQSNNMESFQKACMIEKWMEHKASEKVVVRRKSIADFERNLMNSSSSSSDSSCGGVFSSSETESSYNNVVMSSAGSSSSCYGLNRPKPIRTSISGSKPEKLSKNQAKQLNNYGDFRHNHPPMERDFAPKTKSETGFVKTKSKALKIYGDLKKVKQPISPGGRLASFLNSLFTAGNTKKPKVVSSNSANASSTCSSASSFSRSCLSKSTPKSSSNGTKRSVRFYPVSIIVDEDCQPCGHKNLYEENIPKPESLKNIRNTVNEELKFHSMEKNRRVEEATKELLRNYQRNSNSQIKKMEIFDDEDDDDDGASCASSDLFELDNLSAIGIDSNRYLEELPVYETTHLDTNRAIASGLIL, encoded by the coding sequence ATGGATAGGTATAGTTATCAACGAGAGAGGGAAATTTCTCATTCTTCAAACCCATCTTTCTCTTCTACACTTCTTGACGCAATTTACCGTTCAATTGATCAaggagaggaagaagaagagattgtTCTTTACAAAGAAACAATGCGTAAGAAACAGAGCAACAATATGGAGAGTTTTCAAAAAGCTTGTATGATTGAGAAATGGATGGAACATAAAGCAAGTGAAAAAGTTGTCGTTCGAAGAAAATCTATAGCTGATTTCGAAAGGAATCTCATGAACTCGAGCTCGAGTTCTTCAGATTCCAGCTGTGGGGGTGTGTTTTCTTCTTCAGAAACTGAATCCAGTTACAATAATGTAGTTATGAGTTCAGCTGGGTCATCTTCTTCTTGTTATGGTCTAAACAGGCCTAAACCAATCAGAACCTCAATTTCCGGTTCAAAACCTGAAAAACTCAGCAAAAATCAAGCTAAACAGCTCAACAACTATGGCGATTTTCGCCATAATCATCCTCCTATGGAAAGAGATTTCGCTCCCAAAACCAAAAGTGAAACTGGTTTTGTGAAGACGAAATCAAAAGCGTTGAAGATTTATGGAGATTTAAAGAAAGTGAAGCAACCAATTTCTCCGGGAGGTCGATTAGCAAGTTTCTTGAACTCACTTTTCACTGCTGGAAATACAAAGAAACCCAAAGTTGTTTCTTCGAATTCTGCAAACGCATCTTCTACATGTTCTTCAGCTTCTTCATTCTCCAGGTCATGTTTAAGCAAAAGCACACCCAAATCCAGCAGCAACGGAACCAAACGTTCCGTTAGATTTTACCCAGTGAGTATCATCGTAGACGAAGATTGTCAGCCATGTGGACACAAAAATCTGTACGAAGAAAATATACCCAAACCAGAGTCTCTAAAGAATATCAGAAACACCGTTAACGAAGAGCTCAAATTTCATTCAATGGAGAAAAATCGTCGAGTAGAAGAAGCTACTAAGGAGTTGCTGAGAAATTATCAGAGAAATTCAAATTCCCAAATCAAGAAAATGGAAATTTTCGAcgatgaagatgatgatgatgatggtgcaAGTTGTGCTAGTTCAGATTTATTCGAACTTGATAATCTTTCTGCAATTGGAATAGATAGTAATAGGTATCTCGAAGAATTACCCGTTTACGAAACTACTCATCTGGATACTAATCGAGCCATTGCTAGTGGTTTGATTTTGTAA